One segment of Nostoc flagelliforme CCNUN1 DNA contains the following:
- a CDS encoding DUF4142 domain-containing protein, translating to MIKRTLVTIALLAVGFFVSLGYSALLPNSEFVNAQTNRRTTPTQNTQVNEVDRQFFIDAGQAGLGNIALGQLALQRSTNPQVKQFATAEIQEQTQVKNDLTRIGSRLGVTPPTTPAPKFQASLARLSQLEGDRFEQAYMDEGGVNAHLENAALFQRQAALGQNPDLVAVANRGLPTIRRHFSTASAITKYQFGQVARRYNNLPNNSGTSAPQGNIRRTEGGDSLPENNPSPTGGGTRLPLENTTPTRTNR from the coding sequence ATGATTAAACGAACCTTAGTTACTATTGCTCTCCTTGCAGTCGGATTTTTCGTCTCATTGGGATACTCAGCATTACTTCCAAATAGTGAGTTTGTGAATGCTCAAACAAATCGACGAACAACACCAACCCAAAATACCCAAGTTAACGAGGTTGATCGGCAGTTTTTTATAGATGCAGGTCAAGCAGGCTTAGGTAACATCGCACTGGGGCAATTAGCGTTGCAGCGTTCGACTAATCCTCAAGTCAAACAATTTGCCACAGCAGAGATTCAAGAACAAACACAGGTGAAAAATGACTTGACACGGATTGGTTCACGATTGGGTGTAACTCCTCCCACCACTCCTGCGCCAAAATTTCAAGCATCACTGGCGCGACTGTCTCAGTTAGAGGGCGATCGCTTTGAGCAAGCATATATGGATGAGGGTGGCGTAAATGCTCATCTGGAGAACGCAGCCCTTTTCCAACGCCAAGCAGCACTTGGACAAAACCCCGACCTTGTAGCAGTGGCGAATCGAGGATTACCAACCATTAGAAGGCACTTTAGCACTGCTAGTGCCATCACAAAATATCAATTTGGCCAGGTTGCGCGGAGATATAATAATCTGCCTAATAATTCTGGTACATCAGCCCCTCAAGGCAATATTAGACGTACAGAAGGAGGCGATAGCCTACCTGAAAACAATCCTTCCCCTACAGGAGGAGGCACTCGGCTACCTCTAGAGAATACTACACCAACAAGAACCAATAGGTAG
- a CDS encoding glycoside hydrolase family 43 protein, with the protein MSNSYHFGLATLLGSFNTYCLLPLVVVFTIALLQNLSLHAIAITEMLTYTNPVYKGYFADPFVWEFEGVYYAIGTGAAEAEGMVDQIAKLRVFPLLRSFDFVNWDFVDNALLRPDPSLGDNFWAPEVAYCNGKFYLYYSVGHEDKNHQLRVATSDNPLGPYKDIGEPLVDPDSCSFAIDPHAFRDDDGQWYLFYARDFLDTEGGVRAGTALFVDRLQDMTKLCGVGKVVLRARSDWQRFLANRLMYGEHFDWHTLEGPCVRKHAGRYYCFYSGGRWETEDYGVDYGVADDVMGPYSDFGNETGPRVLRSPLALAEPSLPDRVKGPGHNSIVVGPDGQTEYIVYHAWDVNMDARRMCLDKLIWTPDGPYCEGPTWTPQAIACKSI; encoded by the coding sequence TTGTCGAACTCATATCATTTTGGTCTTGCTACGCTACTAGGATCATTTAATACCTATTGCCTCTTGCCTCTGGTAGTTGTTTTTACGATCGCACTTCTTCAAAATTTGAGTTTACACGCTATAGCTATCACCGAGATGTTAACTTATACCAATCCAGTCTACAAAGGCTATTTTGCCGATCCTTTTGTTTGGGAATTTGAGGGTGTATACTATGCGATCGGCACTGGTGCAGCCGAAGCGGAAGGAATGGTAGACCAAATCGCAAAACTACGTGTCTTCCCTCTGTTACGCTCCTTTGATTTCGTGAATTGGGATTTTGTAGATAACGCACTGTTGCGGCCAGACCCTTCCCTTGGCGATAATTTTTGGGCCCCGGAAGTTGCTTATTGCAATGGCAAATTTTACCTCTACTACTCTGTAGGACACGAGGATAAAAATCATCAGTTACGTGTTGCTACAAGCGATAATCCTTTGGGGCCATATAAAGATATTGGTGAGCCACTTGTAGACCCAGATTCTTGCTCCTTCGCCATTGACCCCCACGCATTCCGTGATGACGATGGGCAGTGGTATTTATTTTATGCTCGTGATTTTTTAGACACTGAGGGCGGCGTGCGGGCTGGTACTGCCCTTTTTGTAGATCGGCTCCAAGATATGACCAAACTTTGCGGTGTCGGCAAAGTTGTCTTACGGGCACGTTCCGACTGGCAACGATTTTTAGCTAATCGATTGATGTATGGTGAACATTTTGATTGGCATACCTTAGAAGGCCCCTGTGTCCGTAAACATGCAGGTCGATATTATTGCTTTTATAGTGGTGGGCGCTGGGAAACTGAGGACTATGGTGTAGATTATGGAGTTGCGGATGATGTGATGGGGCCTTACTCTGATTTCGGTAACGAAACGGGGCCACGGGTGTTGCGTTCGCCCCTGGCGTTGGCGGAGCCATCGCTTCCCGATCGTGTCAAAGGGCCTGGACATAACTCAATCGTTGTGGGCCCCGATGGTCAGACTGAATACATTGTCTACCATGCATGGGATGTAAACATGGATGCACGGCGAATGTGCTTAGATAAACTCATTTGGACACCCGATGGCCCATATTGCGAAGGCCCCACCTGGACACCACAGGCGATCGCCTGCAAATCAATTTAA
- a CDS encoding phytanoyl-CoA dioxygenase family protein: MVQSIGRVNKYTDTDLNRFAEDLNRDGICVIRGLFDKELISEWAKAFENLFRERQNQPGGLAPREIARYYLTLPWVSPFANVEVFANPVIMGVLERVFFQEYVMVQLGVDLPVQGSDYQEIHRDYRPLFSDQIVTPLYALAVNFPLVEVTAENGPFQMARGTHILPREEGLRKIATGEIPMESFYMELGDAMIRTPLALHRGSPNRTNQPRPMVVMGYAMHWLHTPKVDLTLQRDYYESLPENLRQMIRCQVVEQLPKEKVETYVNFKY; the protein is encoded by the coding sequence ATGGTTCAAAGTATAGGTAGAGTAAATAAATATACAGATACTGACCTAAACCGATTTGCCGAAGACCTGAATCGAGACGGAATTTGTGTAATTCGCGGTCTTTTTGATAAAGAATTGATTAGCGAATGGGCAAAAGCTTTTGAAAATTTATTCCGAGAGCGCCAAAATCAACCAGGTGGACTGGCTCCCCGTGAAATTGCGCGTTACTATCTAACGTTGCCTTGGGTTTCCCCCTTTGCCAACGTGGAAGTTTTCGCTAATCCGGTGATTATGGGTGTGCTGGAGCGAGTATTTTTTCAGGAATATGTGATGGTTCAGTTGGGAGTTGATCTGCCAGTACAAGGTTCCGATTATCAGGAAATCCACCGGGACTATCGCCCTTTGTTCTCCGACCAAATAGTAACGCCACTCTACGCCCTTGCGGTTAACTTCCCACTTGTGGAAGTAACGGCAGAAAACGGCCCGTTCCAGATGGCGCGTGGTACGCATATCTTGCCGCGTGAAGAGGGACTAAGGAAAATTGCCACTGGTGAAATTCCGATGGAATCTTTTTATATGGAGCTAGGGGATGCGATGATTCGGACACCTTTGGCGCTGCATCGGGGTTCACCAAATCGGACTAACCAGCCAAGACCGATGGTCGTTATGGGTTATGCTATGCATTGGTTACACACGCCGAAGGTAGATTTGACTCTCCAACGAGACTATTATGAGAGCCTACCAGAGAATTTAAGGCAGATGATTCGGTGTCAGGTGGTGGAACAGTTGCCAAAGGAGAAGGTTGAAACTTACGTGAATTTCAAGTATTAG
- a CDS encoding glycoside hydrolase family 2 protein: MKLLDIQKRKVESPSNRDNQRVSSFPEAGYPRPQLQRSHWLSLNGLWKFAFDNEGRCVQPGDIEGWTHHIQVPFAPESTKSGIGDTGFHPNCWYEREFETPEGDGRLLLHFGAVDYRARVWVNGQYMIEHEGGHTPFTLDITTVLNDTGITKVTVWAQDDPGDLAKPRGKQDWQLEPHSIWYPRTSGIWQTVWIERVGRTYIDSIRWSPDFERWEVGCYAAIAGDAPAGIQIKVKLSIGNTVLANDTYEVFNGEIGRRISLSDPGIDDYRNELLWSPEKPTLMDAHIELWHNNQLLDEAKSYTAMRTVGIQRDRFMLNGRPYYLRLVLDQGYWPDSLMTAPDDGALRRDVELTKAMGFNGVRKHQKIEDPRFLYWADKLGLLVWEEMPSAYRFTPKAVERTTREWAEVIRRDISHPCIVAWVTFNESWGVPNLVETAAHRNYVLAMYHLTKTLDPGRPVIANDGWESTDTDILAIHDYDTHPQRLGHRYGPEVKLSDLFDRKRPGGRILTLDNFPHQGQPVMLTEFGGIAYAPVDNPDADKAWGYERCSNISELEIKYATLLETINDIELFSGFCYTQFTDTFQEANGLLYADRTPKFPIEAIRAATLSGQGLCTPTSC, from the coding sequence ATGAAATTGTTGGATATACAAAAGCGTAAGGTTGAATCACCCTCTAATAGAGATAATCAAAGGGTTTCTAGCTTTCCAGAAGCTGGGTATCCACGTCCACAGTTACAGCGATCGCACTGGCTAAGTTTAAACGGTCTGTGGAAGTTCGCTTTTGACAATGAAGGGCGATGTGTTCAACCAGGCGATATCGAGGGGTGGACTCATCATATACAAGTTCCCTTCGCTCCCGAATCTACCAAAAGTGGTATTGGTGATACAGGTTTTCATCCAAACTGCTGGTATGAGCGAGAATTTGAAACGCCTGAAGGTGACGGCAGATTGTTACTGCACTTTGGGGCTGTGGATTACCGCGCCCGTGTTTGGGTGAATGGTCAATACATGATAGAGCATGAAGGGGGACATACTCCTTTCACGCTGGATATTACCACAGTTTTGAATGACACTGGCATAACAAAAGTAACAGTCTGGGCCCAGGATGATCCTGGTGATCTTGCCAAGCCTAGAGGAAAGCAGGATTGGCAATTGGAACCGCATAGTATTTGGTATCCTCGTACCAGTGGTATTTGGCAAACAGTCTGGATTGAGCGCGTAGGTAGAACTTACATCGATAGTATTCGGTGGAGTCCCGATTTCGAGCGCTGGGAAGTTGGTTGTTATGCTGCGATCGCAGGTGATGCCCCTGCTGGTATCCAAATCAAGGTAAAACTGAGCATTGGCAATACCGTGCTGGCAAACGATACCTATGAAGTGTTTAACGGAGAAATTGGCCGCCGCATCTCCCTTTCCGATCCAGGTATCGACGACTACCGCAACGAATTGCTGTGGAGTCCAGAAAAGCCCACCCTAATGGATGCCCACATTGAACTTTGGCATAACAATCAACTCTTGGATGAAGCCAAATCCTATACAGCAATGCGGACTGTGGGAATACAGCGCGATCGCTTTATGCTCAATGGTCGTCCTTATTATTTGCGCTTAGTTCTGGATCAAGGCTACTGGCCCGATTCGCTAATGACAGCACCGGACGATGGAGCATTGCGGCGCGATGTCGAACTCACTAAAGCAATGGGTTTTAACGGAGTTCGTAAGCACCAGAAAATTGAAGACCCGCGATTTTTATATTGGGCAGATAAGCTGGGGTTGTTAGTATGGGAGGAGATGCCCAGTGCATATCGTTTCACACCTAAAGCAGTGGAACGCACAACACGAGAGTGGGCTGAGGTAATTAGGCGGGATATCAGCCACCCCTGTATCGTAGCTTGGGTAACGTTTAATGAATCCTGGGGAGTTCCAAATTTGGTTGAGACTGCGGCTCACCGAAACTACGTTTTGGCAATGTATCACTTAACTAAAACTCTCGATCCGGGCCGCCCAGTGATTGCCAACGATGGCTGGGAAAGTACGGATACAGATATTCTGGCTATTCATGACTACGACACCCACCCACAACGATTAGGTCATCGCTATGGGCCAGAAGTGAAGCTATCAGATTTGTTTGACCGGAAGCGTCCTGGAGGGCGCATCCTGACACTGGATAACTTTCCGCATCAGGGACAGCCAGTGATGCTGACTGAGTTTGGTGGTATTGCCTATGCTCCTGTTGATAACCCCGATGCAGATAAAGCTTGGGGATATGAGCGTTGCTCCAATATTTCCGAGCTAGAAATTAAATACGCTACTCTGCTCGAAACGATTAATGATATCGAGTTGTTTAGCGGATTTTGCTACACCCAATTTACAGATACTTTCCAAGAAGCTAACGGTTTATTATACGCTGATCGCACACCTAAATTTCCCATTGAGGCGATCCGCGCCGCGACCCTTTCAGGACAAGGATTATGTACTCCCACAAGCTGTTAA
- the galT gene encoding galactose-1-phosphate uridylyltransferase, translating to MYSHKLLKPDGRPLTLYSRYPIADNIIATSPSNEPVQANPHLRWHPLRGEWVAYASHRQGRTFMPPPEYNPLAPTTKPEFPTELPPGKYDVAVFDNRFPSMAQTAHDPPECIVETLPANGACEVVVFAQNAQASLSSLELEHLDLLLEVWGDRTRVLGANPQIQYVLPFENKGVEVGVTLHHPHGQIYAYPFTPPVPARMLSMQQEYYEKHRRGLLQDLIQKEIADNQRIIYQDEYAIAFVPVCARYPYEVWIAPKEPVSTFMDLTPEQRWGLAKALKTVTLKYDGLWNRPFPYLMAWFQAPTDGLGHPEAHLHAEFFPPYRTSERLKYLAGTELAAGMFANDALPEEKAKELQAVLVNIEEPISA from the coding sequence ATGTACTCCCACAAGCTGTTAAAGCCGGATGGTCGCCCACTGACCTTATATAGTCGATACCCGATTGCCGATAATATCATCGCCACTAGCCCTAGTAATGAACCAGTGCAGGCTAATCCTCACCTGCGCTGGCATCCTTTACGCGGCGAATGGGTTGCTTACGCTTCTCACCGTCAAGGGCGGACTTTCATGCCGCCCCCGGAATATAACCCCCTTGCACCTACTACGAAACCGGAGTTTCCTACAGAACTTCCTCCAGGTAAGTATGATGTGGCGGTGTTTGATAATCGCTTTCCCTCAATGGCTCAAACGGCACACGACCCACCAGAGTGTATTGTGGAAACATTGCCTGCTAATGGGGCGTGTGAAGTGGTGGTTTTTGCTCAAAATGCCCAAGCTTCCCTTAGTTCTCTGGAATTGGAACACCTTGATTTGCTCTTAGAAGTGTGGGGCGATCGCACCCGCGTATTAGGAGCAAATCCCCAAATTCAGTACGTGCTGCCTTTTGAAAACAAGGGTGTAGAAGTGGGTGTAACATTGCACCATCCTCATGGGCAAATTTACGCCTATCCTTTTACACCGCCTGTGCCAGCGCGAATGCTGTCAATGCAGCAGGAGTATTATGAAAAACATCGACGGGGTTTACTGCAAGACTTGATTCAGAAGGAAATTGCAGACAATCAACGGATTATTTATCAAGATGAGTATGCGATCGCATTTGTCCCGGTATGCGCTCGTTACCCCTATGAAGTTTGGATTGCTCCTAAAGAACCAGTTAGTACTTTTATGGATCTTACTCCAGAGCAACGTTGGGGACTTGCTAAAGCGTTAAAAACTGTCACTCTCAAGTATGACGGCTTGTGGAATCGTCCATTTCCTTACTTGATGGCTTGGTTCCAAGCCCCAACTGACGGTTTAGGCCATCCCGAAGCGCATTTACACGCTGAGTTTTTTCCACCATATCGGACAAGCGAAAGGTTGAAGTATCTAGCGGGAACTGAACTTGCAGCAGGGATGTTTGCCAATGATGCTTTGCCAGAAGAGAAAGCGAAAGAGCTACAAGCTGTCCTGGTAAATATTGAAGAACCAATTTCGGCGTGA
- the psaB gene encoding photosystem I core protein PsaB: protein MATKYPKFNQDLAQDPTTRRIWYAMAMGNDFESHDGMTEENLYQKIFATHFGHVAIIFLWASSLLFHVAWQGNFEQWIKDPLHIRPIAHAIWDPHFGKPAIEAFTQGGANHPVNIAYSGVYHWWYTIGMRTNNDLYQGSVFLLLLAALFLFAGWLHLQPKYRPSLAWFKSAEPRLNHHLAGLFGVSSLAWAGHLVHVAIPESRGVHVGWNNFLTTLPHPAGLAPFWRGDWGVYAQNPDTAGHLFGTSQGAGTAILTFLGGFHPQTESLWLTDMAHHHLAIAVIFIVAGHQYRTNFGIGHSIKEMLNARNFFGVQTEGQFNLPHQGLYDTYNNSLHFQLSIHLAALGTALSLVAQHMYSLPPYAFIGKDYTTQAALYTHHQYIAGFLMIGAFAHAGIFWVRDYDPEQNKGNVLERVLQHKEAIISHLSWVSLFLGFHTLGLYVHNDVVVAFGTPEKQILIEPVFAQFIQSAHGKLLYGMDTLLSNPDSIAYTAWPNYGNVWLPNWTQAINSGTNSLFLTIGPGDFLVHHAIALGLHTTTLICVKGALDARGTKLMPDKKDFGYTFPCDGPGRGGTCQTSSWEQSFYLAMFWMLNLLGWVTFYWHWKHLGVWQGNVAQFNENSTYLMGWFRDYLWANSAQLINGYNPYGTNNLSVWAWMFLFGHLVWATGFMFLISWRGYWQELIETLVWAHERTPLANLVRWKDKPVALSIVQGWLVGLAHFTVGYILTYGAFLIASTASKFG from the coding sequence ATGGCCACAAAATATCCTAAATTTAACCAGGATCTCGCACAAGACCCGACTACGCGCCGGATCTGGTATGCGATGGCTATGGGAAATGATTTTGAAAGCCATGATGGCATGACTGAGGAAAATCTTTACCAAAAGATTTTCGCTACTCACTTCGGTCATGTGGCAATCATTTTCCTGTGGGCATCTAGTCTGTTGTTCCACGTAGCCTGGCAAGGTAACTTTGAACAGTGGATTAAAGATCCTCTGCATATTCGCCCAATCGCCCACGCGATTTGGGACCCTCATTTTGGTAAACCAGCAATAGAAGCTTTTACCCAAGGGGGCGCTAACCATCCTGTTAACATTGCTTACTCTGGTGTCTACCACTGGTGGTACACCATTGGGATGCGGACGAACAATGACCTTTATCAGGGTTCAGTGTTTCTTCTACTGTTAGCAGCATTATTCTTGTTTGCTGGTTGGCTGCACTTGCAACCCAAGTATCGTCCTAGCTTGGCTTGGTTCAAGAGTGCAGAACCTCGCCTGAATCACCACCTGGCAGGTTTGTTTGGTGTTAGTTCTCTGGCTTGGGCCGGACACCTTGTTCACGTTGCCATTCCCGAATCTCGCGGTGTTCATGTTGGTTGGAACAATTTTTTAACAACTTTGCCTCACCCAGCAGGTTTAGCACCTTTCTGGAGGGGTGACTGGGGTGTATACGCTCAGAATCCTGATACAGCAGGGCATCTGTTTGGCACATCTCAAGGCGCAGGGACAGCAATTCTGACTTTTTTGGGTGGTTTTCATCCCCAAACTGAATCGCTATGGCTGACCGATATGGCTCATCACCATTTAGCGATCGCAGTTATCTTTATTGTTGCTGGTCACCAGTACCGGACTAACTTCGGCATTGGTCACAGCATCAAAGAGATGCTCAACGCCAGAAATTTCTTTGGTGTCCAAACTGAAGGTCAGTTTAACTTACCGCACCAAGGGCTGTACGATACCTACAACAACTCCCTGCACTTCCAGTTGTCCATACACCTGGCAGCGTTAGGTACTGCATTATCATTGGTGGCGCAGCACATGTATTCGCTGCCTCCTTACGCTTTCATCGGTAAGGACTATACAACACAGGCGGCGCTCTACACCCATCACCAGTACATTGCTGGCTTCCTGATGATTGGTGCGTTTGCCCATGCTGGCATCTTCTGGGTTCGGGATTATGACCCAGAGCAGAACAAAGGTAACGTTCTGGAGCGTGTACTTCAGCACAAAGAAGCGATTATCTCACACTTGAGTTGGGTATCGTTATTCTTAGGTTTCCACACCCTTGGATTGTACGTCCACAACGACGTTGTAGTTGCCTTTGGCACTCCTGAAAAGCAAATTTTGATTGAGCCAGTGTTTGCTCAATTCATCCAATCTGCTCACGGGAAACTACTGTATGGGATGGATACTTTATTATCTAACCCAGATAGTATTGCCTACACAGCTTGGCCCAACTACGGTAACGTCTGGTTACCAAACTGGACACAAGCGATCAACTCCGGTACTAACTCTCTGTTCTTGACGATTGGGCCTGGTGATTTCCTGGTTCACCATGCGATCGCTTTAGGTTTGCACACCACCACCTTGATTTGTGTCAAGGGCGCATTGGATGCGCGTGGTACCAAATTGATGCCTGATAAAAAGGACTTCGGCTATACCTTCCCCTGCGATGGGCCTGGTCGGGGCGGTACTTGCCAAACTTCCTCCTGGGAACAGTCTTTTTATCTCGCTATGTTCTGGATGCTGAATCTCCTTGGTTGGGTAACTTTCTATTGGCACTGGAAGCATCTAGGTGTTTGGCAAGGTAACGTCGCTCAATTCAATGAGAATTCCACATACCTGATGGGTTGGTTCCGTGATTACCTCTGGGCTAACTCCGCTCAGTTGATTAACGGTTATAACCCCTACGGCACAAACAATTTGTCTGTCTGGGCTTGGATGTTCCTCTTTGGACACCTCGTTTGGGCAACTGGTTTCATGTTCTTGATTAGCTGGCGTGGGTACTGGCAAGAGTTAATTGAAACTCTAGTCTGGGCACACGAACGCACTCCGTTGGCTAACTTAGTTCGTTGGAAAGATAAGCCTGTTGCTCTGTCCATTGTCCAAGGTTGGTTGGTGGGTCTAGCTCACTTCACAGTTGGCTACATCCTTACCTATGGAGCATTTCTGATAGCATCAACCGCTAGTAAATTTGGTTGA
- a CDS encoding M24 family metallopeptidase has protein sequence MNEEVSKKLELIRENLRETEVQAVRLRGTDWFAWATAGASNTVLLTAESGVAEVLVTTEDAWVLTDEIEAQRLKDEELPANFKVHVNPWADGGSRESFVRDATGGGKTISDRPISNLEQPLPSSLQLHKRVMMSSELERYRQVGQKASLAMTEVLKAAKPTWTEYQLAGAGAEALWAKGLHPALTLVAGDRRLPLYRHATATAEQIGRQAMLVFCARGYGLYANLTRFVCFGKLSDEQAELHSHVREIEAVVLNLCQPGTSLDTVYHALAQAYEQHGFPNAIREHHQGGTTGYLAREIVANPTTTDTLAEGIAVAWNPSLTGAKIEDTFVILKDGKLENLTFDPNFPNVEVEGRLRPVPLYN, from the coding sequence ATGAACGAAGAAGTCTCCAAAAAACTAGAGTTAATCAGGGAAAACTTGCGTGAAACCGAAGTGCAAGCTGTGCGTTTGCGCGGTACAGACTGGTTTGCCTGGGCGACAGCTGGCGCTTCTAACACCGTGCTGCTTACTGCTGAGAGTGGTGTAGCAGAAGTATTAGTAACTACTGAAGATGCTTGGGTATTGACGGATGAAATTGAAGCGCAGCGTCTTAAGGACGAAGAACTGCCTGCTAATTTTAAAGTTCATGTCAACCCTTGGGCTGATGGTGGTAGCCGTGAGTCTTTTGTTCGTGATGCAACTGGTGGCGGAAAAACAATTAGCGATCGCCCCATCTCCAATTTAGAACAGCCGTTACCCTCATCTCTGCAATTACACAAACGGGTAATGATGTCAAGTGAATTAGAGCGATATCGCCAAGTTGGCCAAAAAGCGAGCCTTGCAATGACAGAAGTACTCAAAGCCGCCAAGCCAACTTGGACAGAATATCAGTTAGCGGGTGCGGGTGCAGAGGCGTTATGGGCGAAAGGCTTGCATCCGGCGTTGACATTGGTAGCGGGTGATAGGCGTTTACCGCTATACCGTCATGCTACAGCCACAGCAGAACAAATTGGACGGCAAGCGATGCTGGTGTTTTGCGCTAGAGGTTACGGTTTGTATGCAAATCTGACTCGATTTGTTTGTTTTGGTAAGCTCTCAGACGAACAGGCCGAATTGCATTCCCATGTGCGCGAAATAGAAGCAGTAGTTTTAAATTTGTGCCAACCTGGAACCAGTCTTGATACAGTTTATCACGCGCTAGCTCAAGCTTATGAACAGCATGGATTCCCCAATGCCATCCGGGAACATCACCAGGGAGGAACCACCGGATATTTAGCGCGAGAAATCGTAGCAAATCCAACCACTACTGATACTTTGGCAGAAGGTATTGCTGTCGCTTGGAACCCTAGTTTAACTGGGGCAAAAATTGAAGATACTTTTGTGATTCTAAAAGATGGAAAGTTGGAAAATCTGACTTTTGATCCAAATTTTCCTAATGTTGAGGTAGAAGGAAGATTGCGCCCTGTACCTTTATATAATTAA
- the galK gene encoding galactokinase: MDFQQVFGKPPETQASAPGRVNLLGEHTDYNDGFVLPTAIPQGTTVQLGFSSDSQHHFYSENLNEQVSISDINHQPSGFASYIFGCIELLQKAGYTIPSLFVYVKSSVPMGSGLSSSAALEVATLRALRQLLNLPIDDVEIAQFAQQAEIQYAGVQCGIMDQMASSLADTEHILFLDTRTLERRVMPLPEKAEILVIDSGVPRTLAGSGYNQRRAECEEAARSLGVKALRDITDVNVTKTLPEPLQRRARHVVTENNRVLEVLQGVTSERFGELMNASHASLRDDYEVSVPALDKLVEILQKTEGVFGARLTGAGFGGASVALVRSGESESIATHVLEQYNQAGYNGRILVPSLGLSDAA, from the coding sequence ATGGATTTTCAACAAGTATTTGGTAAACCACCTGAAACTCAAGCCAGTGCGCCAGGAAGAGTAAATTTGCTGGGCGAACATACCGACTATAATGATGGGTTCGTTCTTCCAACTGCGATTCCTCAAGGTACGACGGTACAGCTAGGTTTTAGTAGCGATAGCCAGCATCACTTTTACTCAGAAAATCTCAATGAGCAAGTGAGCATTTCAGATATTAATCATCAGCCGTCTGGATTTGCCAGTTATATTTTTGGCTGTATTGAGCTTTTGCAAAAAGCAGGATACACAATCCCATCGCTTTTTGTGTACGTCAAATCGTCGGTTCCAATGGGTTCGGGTTTGTCTAGCAGCGCCGCTTTGGAAGTAGCAACCCTTCGGGCATTACGCCAACTTCTAAACCTTCCCATTGATGATGTTGAAATCGCCCAATTCGCCCAGCAAGCAGAAATTCAATATGCTGGCGTACAATGCGGCATTATGGATCAGATGGCTTCTAGCTTGGCTGACACTGAGCATATCTTGTTTTTAGATACTCGGACTTTAGAACGCCGCGTGATGCCTTTGCCTGAGAAAGCGGAGATTTTGGTTATTGATAGCGGTGTACCCCGCACACTTGCAGGTAGCGGTTATAACCAGCGTCGGGCTGAGTGTGAAGAGGCGGCGCGATCGCTCGGAGTGAAAGCATTGCGAGATATTACTGATGTTAATGTAACAAAAACATTACCCGAACCACTACAGCGTCGTGCCCGTCATGTAGTTACAGAAAATAACCGCGTCTTGGAAGTATTGCAGGGAGTTACATCTGAGCGCTTTGGCGAATTGATGAACGCTTCCCACGCCAGCTTGCGAGATGATTATGAAGTTTCAGTACCAGCCCTAGATAAATTGGTAGAGATTTTGCAGAAAACAGAAGGGGTGTTTGGTGCAAGACTCACGGGCGCAGGCTTTGGGGGGGCAAGTGTAGCTTTGGTTAGATCGGGTGAAAGCGAAAGTATTGCAACTCATGTCCTTGAACAATACAACCAAGCAGGTTACAACGGACGAATTTTGGTTCCTTCTTTGGGATTGAGTGATGCAGCCTAA
- a CDS encoding ureidoglycolate lyase, with translation MSTSKTLQQLQAQWVTSENFRRYGQVIFASLDGKAYDAEDAQLNLHNGIPRFYIMRLEKRGRKFHKITRHVKCTQCLGSLEGKDWLIAVCPPNNDVNEPALEEIAAFRVPGNCFIKLHEGTWHAGPYFDHEAVDFYNLELVDTNVVDHFTHDFLKSHQLEFEMV, from the coding sequence ATGAGTACATCAAAGACATTGCAACAATTGCAGGCACAATGGGTAACTTCTGAAAACTTTCGACGTTATGGACAGGTGATTTTTGCAAGTCTTGATGGCAAAGCTTATGATGCGGAAGATGCTCAGTTAAACCTGCATAATGGTATTCCACGGTTTTATATTATGCGGTTGGAGAAAAGAGGGCGAAAATTTCACAAAATTACTCGCCATGTGAAATGCACTCAATGTCTGGGTTCTTTGGAAGGGAAGGATTGGTTAATTGCAGTTTGTCCTCCTAATAATGATGTAAATGAACCAGCATTAGAAGAGATTGCTGCTTTCCGCGTTCCGGGAAATTGTTTTATCAAGCTACATGAGGGTACTTGGCACGCTGGCCCCTATTTTGATCATGAAGCTGTGGATTTTTATAATTTGGAACTAGTTGATACAAATGTGGTGGATCATTTCACCCATGATTTTCTTAAGAGTCATCAATTAGAGTTTGAGATGGTTTAG